The sequence CTTTTTTATTTTTATCGTCTATTACCTGATTAAACTCTTTTAGCCGTAAATAACCGCCGCTAAATTCAAAACTAAGACGGTAAGAAGTAGGACTAGATTCAAATCCGTGTTTACCGTATCTCGAAGTTAAGATGCCGTGGGCTATTACCTCACCCTGAACCTCATCGATCTCCATATTCTTTACGGTAAAGTAAGTAACTAGATCAAAATTTTTGTACTTCTCTAGGCTATCCGCAAAATATTCGTTTATCTTTTTAGAAAAGCTCGGATCGCTATTTGAGGTATATTTTAAAATCATGTCTCTTTTGTG is a genomic window of Candidatus Trichorickettsia mobilis containing:
- a CDS encoding TraE/TraK family type IV conjugative transfer system protein; this translates as HKRDMILKYTSNSDPSFSKKINEYFADSLEKYKNFDLVTYFTVKNMEIDEVQGEVIAHGILTSRYGKHGFESSPTSYRLSFEFSGGYLRLKEFNQVIDDKNKKDDKAEPKGALVK